One Thermus sp. CCB_US3_UF1 DNA window includes the following coding sequences:
- a CDS encoding zinc uptake transcriptional regulator → MERSTRQRRAIREAFLEAGRPLSPQEVLDLARRKVPSLGLATVYRTLKGLVEEGFLTPVSLPGEPPRYEPAGRGHHHHFLCRLCGRVFELLGCDLALEGHLPPGFQAEGHEVTVFGRCPECA, encoded by the coding sequence ATGGAGCGCTCCACAAGGCAGCGGCGGGCCATCCGGGAGGCCTTCCTCGAGGCGGGCCGCCCCCTCTCCCCCCAGGAGGTCCTGGACCTGGCCCGCAGGAAGGTACCCTCCCTGGGCCTGGCCACCGTCTACCGCACCCTGAAGGGCCTGGTGGAGGAAGGCTTCCTGACCCCCGTCTCCCTCCCCGGGGAACCCCCGCGGTACGAGCCCGCGGGGCGGGGCCACCACCACCACTTCCTCTGCCGCCTCTGCGGCCGGGTCTTTGAACTCCTGGGGTGCGACCTGGCCCTGGAGGGGCACCTGCCTCCCGGCTTCCAGGCGGAAGGCCACGAGGTTACGGTCTTTGGCCGCTGCCCGGAGTGCGCCTAG
- a CDS encoding PQQ-dependent sugar dehydrogenase, which produces MLSRRQVLAGLLALGLGRGRAQRLEEAVEGLEVPWALAFLPDGGFLVAERPGRIRLVRGGRATLYAELSVYARGESGLLGIALHPRFPQEPYLYAYRTVEEGGLRNQVVRLWHRGERGVLERVVLDGIPARPHGLHSGGRIAFGPDGMLYVTTGEVYERELAQDLSSLGGKILRLTPEGAPAPGNPFLGRPGARPEVYSYGHRNPQGLAWHPETGELFASEHGPSGEQGFGHDEVNLILPGGNYGWPRVVGRGGDPRYLDPLYFWPQGFPPGNLAFWRGGLYVAGLRGQALLRLELTGGKGNWRVARVETVLQGLGRLREVRVGPDGALYVTTSNRDGRGQVRPGDDKVLRLL; this is translated from the coding sequence ATGCTTTCCAGGAGGCAGGTGCTGGCAGGGCTTTTGGCCCTGGGCTTGGGCCGGGGCCGGGCCCAGCGGCTGGAGGAGGCGGTGGAGGGCCTCGAGGTGCCCTGGGCCTTGGCCTTCCTGCCCGACGGGGGGTTCTTGGTGGCCGAGCGGCCAGGGCGGATCCGCCTGGTGCGGGGCGGGCGGGCCACCCTCTACGCGGAGCTTTCCGTCTACGCCCGGGGGGAGTCGGGGCTTTTGGGGATCGCCCTCCACCCCCGTTTCCCCCAGGAGCCCTACCTCTACGCCTACCGCACCGTGGAGGAAGGGGGGCTTAGGAACCAGGTGGTGCGCCTCTGGCACCGGGGGGAGCGGGGGGTCTTGGAGCGGGTAGTCCTGGACGGCATTCCCGCCCGGCCCCACGGCCTCCACTCCGGGGGGCGGATCGCCTTCGGCCCCGACGGGATGCTTTACGTGACCACCGGGGAGGTGTACGAGCGGGAACTGGCCCAGGACCTCTCCTCCTTGGGGGGGAAGATCCTGAGGCTCACCCCCGAGGGGGCCCCGGCCCCGGGGAACCCTTTCCTGGGCCGCCCGGGGGCAAGGCCGGAGGTCTACAGCTACGGCCACCGCAACCCCCAAGGCCTGGCCTGGCACCCGGAAACGGGGGAGCTTTTCGCCAGCGAGCATGGGCCCAGCGGGGAGCAGGGCTTCGGCCACGACGAGGTCAACCTCATCCTCCCCGGGGGCAACTACGGCTGGCCCCGGGTGGTGGGCCGGGGTGGGGACCCGCGGTACCTGGACCCCCTTTACTTTTGGCCCCAGGGCTTCCCCCCGGGCAACCTGGCCTTCTGGCGCGGGGGGCTTTACGTGGCCGGGCTTCGCGGCCAGGCCCTCCTCCGCCTGGAGCTTACCGGGGGGAAGGGGAACTGGCGGGTGGCCCGGGTGGAGACCGTCCTTCAGGGCTTGGGCCGCTTGCGGGAGGTGCGGGTGGGGCCGGACGGGGCCCTTTACGTGACCACCTCCAACCGGGATGGCCGGGGCCAGGTCCGGCCCGGGGACGACAAGGTCCTCCGCCTCCTTTAG
- the tdh gene encoding L-threonine 3-dehydrogenase, whose translation MRALAKLAPEEGLTLVERPRPEPGPGEILVRVEAASICGTDLHIWKWDAWAQGRIRPPLVTGHEFSGVVEAVGPGVKRPQVGDHVSLESHIVCHACPACRTGNYHVCLDTQILGVDRDGGFAEYVVVPAENAWVNPKDLPFEVAAILEPFGNAVHTVYAGSGVSGKSVLITGAGPIGLMAAMVARASGAGPILISDPNPYRLAFAKPYADRLVNPKEEDLLEVVRRVTGSGVEVLLEFSGNESAIHQGLKALIPGGEARILGIPSDPIRFDLAGELVMRGVTAYGIAGRRLWQTWMQGTALVYSGRVDLTPLITHRLPMSRYREAFALLASGQGVKVILDPKA comes from the coding sequence ATGCGCGCCTTGGCCAAGCTAGCTCCCGAAGAGGGCCTAACCTTGGTGGAACGCCCCCGGCCCGAGCCGGGCCCGGGGGAGATCCTGGTGCGGGTGGAGGCCGCCAGCATCTGCGGCACCGACCTGCACATCTGGAAGTGGGACGCCTGGGCCCAGGGGCGGATCCGTCCACCCCTGGTCACCGGGCACGAGTTCAGCGGGGTGGTGGAGGCGGTGGGCCCGGGGGTAAAGCGCCCCCAGGTGGGGGACCATGTGAGCCTGGAAAGCCACATCGTCTGCCACGCCTGCCCCGCCTGCCGCACGGGCAACTACCACGTCTGCCTGGACACCCAGATCCTGGGGGTGGACCGGGATGGGGGTTTTGCCGAGTACGTGGTGGTGCCGGCGGAAAACGCCTGGGTCAACCCCAAGGACCTGCCCTTTGAAGTGGCGGCCATCCTGGAGCCCTTTGGCAACGCCGTGCACACCGTGTACGCGGGGAGCGGGGTTTCGGGCAAGAGCGTCCTCATCACCGGGGCCGGGCCCATCGGCCTCATGGCGGCCATGGTGGCCCGGGCCAGCGGGGCCGGGCCCATCCTAATCTCCGACCCCAACCCCTACCGCCTGGCCTTCGCCAAGCCCTACGCCGACCGCCTGGTGAACCCAAAGGAGGAGGACCTCCTGGAGGTGGTGCGCCGGGTCACGGGCAGCGGGGTGGAGGTGCTCCTGGAGTTCTCCGGCAACGAGAGCGCCATCCACCAGGGCCTGAAGGCCCTCATCCCCGGGGGGGAGGCCCGGATCCTGGGCATCCCTTCGGACCCCATCCGCTTTGACCTGGCAGGGGAGCTGGTCATGCGGGGGGTCACGGCCTACGGGATCGCCGGGCGGCGGCTTTGGCAGACCTGGATGCAGGGCACGGCCCTGGTCTACTCGGGCCGGGTGGACCTCACCCCCCTCATCACCCACCGCCTGCCCATGAGCCGCTACCGCGAGGCCTTCGCCCTCCTGGCCTCGGGCCAGGGGGTAAAGGTGATCCTGGACCCCAAGGCCTAG
- a CDS encoding YibE/F family protein, whose translation MRAVLLFLLWSLPALAQGEGSYLLGRILSLDPGRGVALVRVGGEEWEALLPADGGGFRPGQGVVLYREGERVYVTEPDRIPLLLFLLGLFALFAALLGRGKGVRGLLGTFLSLLVVVYFVVPRVAAGGNPLLIAFLGSLGVLFLTIYLVHGVNRKTTAALVGTLLSVAFVLLLALFFTRSLAFTGLASEEAMLLRQWGGVDLVSLFLAGVVVGALGALTDVTVTQAAVVQALAHANPRLGLLELYRRGMEVGYDHIGSLVNTLVLAYAAGSLPLFLLLTKDPTPLRFLLNTEPFAAELVSMVLGSLGLLLAVPLTTLVAAWAFRGGRGGPPEAHPHPH comes from the coding sequence ATGCGCGCCGTGCTCCTTTTCCTGTTATGGTCCCTGCCCGCCCTGGCCCAGGGGGAGGGGTCGTACCTCCTGGGCCGGATCCTCTCCCTGGACCCTGGCCGGGGGGTGGCCCTGGTGCGGGTGGGGGGGGAGGAATGGGAGGCCCTCCTGCCCGCGGACGGCGGGGGGTTCCGCCCAGGGCAGGGGGTGGTCCTCTACCGGGAGGGGGAAAGGGTCTACGTGACCGAGCCCGACCGCATCCCCCTCCTCCTCTTCCTCCTGGGCCTCTTTGCCCTCTTCGCCGCCCTCTTGGGCCGGGGAAAGGGGGTGCGGGGGCTGCTCGGTACCTTCCTCAGCCTGCTGGTGGTGGTCTACTTCGTGGTGCCCCGGGTGGCTGCGGGAGGAAACCCCCTCCTCATCGCCTTCCTGGGCAGCCTAGGGGTGCTTTTCCTCACCATCTACCTGGTCCACGGGGTGAACCGCAAGACCACGGCGGCCCTGGTGGGCACCCTCCTTTCCGTGGCCTTCGTCCTCCTCCTGGCCCTCTTCTTTACCCGGAGCCTGGCCTTCACCGGCCTGGCCTCGGAAGAGGCCATGCTCCTCAGGCAGTGGGGAGGGGTGGACCTGGTTTCCCTCTTCCTGGCAGGGGTGGTGGTGGGGGCCCTGGGGGCCCTCACCGACGTGACCGTAACCCAGGCCGCCGTGGTCCAGGCCCTGGCCCACGCCAACCCGCGCCTGGGCCTTCTGGAGCTCTACCGCCGCGGGATGGAGGTGGGCTACGACCACATCGGCAGCCTGGTGAACACCCTGGTCCTGGCCTACGCCGCGGGGTCGTTGCCCCTTTTCCTCCTCCTCACCAAGGACCCCACCCCCTTGCGCTTCCTCCTCAACACCGAGCCCTTCGCCGCCGAGCTGGTCAGCATGGTCCTGGGGTCCTTGGGCCTTCTCCTCGCCGTGCCCCTCACCACCTTGGTGGCCGCCTGGGCCTTCCGGGGAGGGCGGGGTGGGCCCCCGGAGGCCCATCCCCATCCCCACTAG
- a CDS encoding translocation/assembly module TamB domain-containing protein codes for MEGLGELEGGGRFLWPRGEVEAAFRYREGEVRLGGSLGALALEARFRREGVGETGLEAGLDLLGLRGRGVVRHASSYAEGEVALAWEGGMYWGEGWLRGLAYLVQEGPIRVWGEGGRVEARWEAPLSLWARYGEGLRLGVEGEGEVAGVRVRARLGYGPEGYRGGLEAQGLGLRLEGKGEGPLRLRLLGEDLPGSLSAWGALEGLTFRGEAQYALALGQARLEASAHVQGGLSGLALQGEGALRGEGEAWPFRFAYRPEGWSLDPGALVLEGEAPGFRLRLSEGRLALALDRDLTPFGLPLRLVAQGEGPWEAPLEVVLKRPEGQLSGRVWPWPLRAELSGEALGEGLALEYREGEARLRFLGPRLSGTARYARGLSGVLGLRYPLPGGSLAGEVDLGRGGFRLWGEGAWAGEVAGGFCLPAPLGGCAGLALEASGGLAYGEVAFRGAYRYRAASGYLGGLSGEGRLATPYGAVRLLGRGLGLDLAGEGLPLEGRLELHPLGLAYRYAGPLPRGLGELEAEGVYPGAWLKGRYRYGEVLLDLEGLPGFRVRLLGKGLRGEVGPEGLRLVAEGFAYGPLALSGEVAGAWGAVGADLRLWGLGREARVRGEWGPEGLRLALTGDLQGEVAWKGAWRGRLAFREGFLDLSGQGVPELQGEVLGEGVRLRWPLLEVGGLLAHLAERRVEGEGRLLAGLLPGGLGVRGEGERLLLDYRVPGLGLPLVGALDLKDLALSLGSPEGEGELRYASGGVSGRLVLNLGGFTLGLEGAGDRVRLLGEHPAWPWWAAGAGRLEGEVDLGGGYRATYRAGAQTLALTGRLLEARLWAEGPYLSGELTYPPGGELRLDLPLPPLESRFQGRVLGPGYGLEGVLEGGVGRVAVQGRLLPLEGELRLEEAALEDFLGRYAPYLKGRVSGRLVVAEGRLEGGLRGEVGVGETRLPLAFSGRLAPGALQGEGQLGPSPFRVDLQGGRLEVSASPRGFPLHLLLEAVAGPLEGEAYWTGAVRLRLPLGDPWRGEGVLVGESLLFRGAGDELRGQAAFRYQGGRLYVDRLRLAGRGSWEGGGYWSPEGSDLFLTLKDTVFTPVLQVVPALKPYRPEGSGSLSLRLTAQGFQVAFQDFRFRLGPVAGYLPQGLLSLNGGARAEGELELSAPFPGRARLGLEGRLEDFRVLARGTVSLPGLKEATPAEVAFRYPTYGVEIRLGEAQAQGTLFPLRLAGYGRLPLYYPQYYLQEGLLDVKSFFLYEEKGTYRLTGNAEVLRARLALPENPRQLSREGVQVGGAPGQRPTPFPLAFDGVRLYAERGVLVQESLVQGELKGEVFLGGTYADPFLVGEVGALWGNFRLWDSVFTLDPAKSALRFRPDRGILPEFALEAQTETRGYKVALKASGEFLREGGRVKVRLEPRFASEPALLEPEIYALLTLGTPDLARLAETLPQAALGAALENLILGQLEREMAKAFGLDRFQVQVPLLQGGEVEDIRFSIGKYLSPELFLGYEVDLRGQQTLSAQYRRDGLTFALGSTFQPGDGRLSRFAFSLGYDLTEALGLTLSLEAADTTRFGVGALYRW; via the coding sequence GTGGAGGGGCTAGGGGAGCTTGAGGGCGGGGGGAGGTTCCTTTGGCCCCGGGGGGAGGTGGAGGCGGCCTTCCGCTACCGGGAGGGGGAGGTGAGGCTTGGGGGGTCCCTGGGGGCCCTGGCCCTGGAGGCCCGCTTCCGCCGGGAGGGGGTTGGGGAGACGGGGCTTGAGGCGGGCCTGGACCTTCTGGGCCTGCGGGGAAGGGGGGTGGTGCGGCACGCCTCTTCCTATGCGGAGGGGGAGGTGGCCCTGGCCTGGGAGGGGGGGATGTACTGGGGGGAGGGCTGGCTCCGGGGCCTGGCCTACCTGGTGCAGGAGGGGCCCATCCGGGTCTGGGGGGAGGGGGGTAGGGTGGAGGCGCGCTGGGAGGCGCCCCTTTCCCTTTGGGCCCGGTACGGGGAGGGGCTCCGCCTGGGGGTGGAGGGGGAGGGGGAGGTGGCGGGGGTGAGGGTGCGGGCCCGCCTGGGCTACGGGCCGGAAGGGTACCGGGGGGGCCTCGAGGCCCAGGGGCTGGGCCTTCGCCTGGAGGGGAAGGGGGAAGGCCCCTTACGCCTCCGCCTCCTGGGGGAGGACCTGCCGGGAAGCCTCTCGGCCTGGGGGGCGCTGGAGGGGCTTACCTTTAGGGGAGAAGCCCAGTACGCCCTGGCCCTGGGCCAGGCCCGGCTGGAGGCCTCCGCCCACGTCCAGGGGGGGCTGTCCGGCCTCGCCCTCCAGGGGGAAGGGGCCCTCCGGGGGGAGGGGGAGGCCTGGCCCTTCCGCTTCGCCTACCGGCCGGAAGGATGGTCCCTGGACCCTGGGGCCCTGGTCCTGGAAGGGGAGGCCCCGGGCTTCCGCCTACGCCTTTCCGAGGGGCGCCTCGCCCTGGCCCTGGACCGGGACCTCACCCCCTTCGGCCTGCCCCTGCGCCTCGTGGCCCAGGGGGAAGGCCCCTGGGAAGCCCCCCTGGAGGTGGTCCTAAAGCGCCCCGAGGGCCAGCTTTCCGGGAGGGTCTGGCCCTGGCCCCTTAGGGCCGAGCTTTCCGGGGAGGCCCTGGGGGAGGGCCTGGCCCTGGAGTACCGGGAAGGGGAGGCCCGCCTCCGCTTCCTGGGGCCCCGGCTTTCCGGTACGGCCCGCTACGCCCGGGGGCTTTCCGGGGTCCTGGGCCTCCGCTACCCCCTGCCGGGAGGAAGCCTGGCGGGGGAGGTGGACCTGGGGCGGGGGGGCTTCCGCCTCTGGGGGGAGGGGGCCTGGGCGGGGGAGGTGGCGGGGGGCTTCTGCCTGCCCGCCCCCCTGGGAGGCTGTGCGGGCCTGGCCCTGGAGGCCTCGGGGGGGCTGGCCTACGGGGAGGTGGCCTTCCGGGGGGCCTACCGCTACCGGGCGGCTTCCGGCTACCTGGGAGGGCTTTCCGGGGAGGGGCGGCTTGCCACCCCTTATGGGGCGGTACGCCTCCTGGGCCGGGGCCTGGGGCTGGACCTGGCCGGGGAGGGGCTTCCCCTGGAGGGGCGGCTGGAACTCCACCCCCTCGGCCTGGCCTACCGCTACGCCGGACCCTTGCCCCGGGGCCTAGGGGAGCTGGAGGCGGAAGGGGTGTATCCCGGGGCCTGGCTTAAGGGGCGCTACCGCTACGGGGAGGTCCTCCTGGACCTGGAGGGCCTGCCCGGCTTCCGGGTGCGCCTCCTGGGAAAGGGGCTTAGGGGGGAGGTGGGGCCGGAAGGCCTCCGCCTGGTGGCCGAGGGCTTCGCCTACGGGCCCTTGGCCCTTTCCGGGGAGGTGGCCGGGGCCTGGGGGGCGGTGGGGGCGGACCTCCGCCTTTGGGGCCTGGGCCGGGAGGCCCGGGTGAGGGGGGAGTGGGGCCCCGAGGGGCTCCGCCTGGCCCTGACGGGGGACCTCCAGGGGGAGGTGGCCTGGAAGGGGGCCTGGCGGGGGAGGCTTGCCTTCCGGGAGGGGTTTTTGGACCTTTCGGGCCAGGGGGTGCCGGAACTCCAGGGGGAGGTGCTGGGGGAGGGGGTGCGCCTCCGCTGGCCCCTTTTGGAGGTGGGGGGCCTCTTGGCCCACCTGGCCGAGAGGCGGGTGGAAGGGGAAGGGAGGCTCTTGGCCGGCCTCCTCCCCGGGGGGCTTGGGGTCCGGGGGGAGGGGGAGCGGCTCCTCCTGGACTACCGGGTGCCCGGGCTTGGCCTGCCCCTGGTGGGGGCCTTGGACCTAAAGGACCTCGCCCTTTCCCTCGGGAGCCCTGAGGGGGAAGGGGAGCTTCGCTACGCTTCCGGTGGGGTTTCGGGCCGGCTTGTCCTCAACCTTGGGGGGTTCACCCTGGGCCTCGAGGGGGCGGGGGACCGGGTCCGCCTCCTGGGGGAGCACCCGGCCTGGCCCTGGTGGGCGGCGGGGGCGGGGCGGCTCGAGGGGGAGGTGGACCTAGGGGGAGGGTACCGGGCCACCTACCGGGCGGGGGCGCAGACCCTCGCCCTCACGGGCCGCCTCCTGGAGGCGCGGCTTTGGGCGGAGGGGCCCTACCTTTCCGGGGAACTCACCTACCCCCCGGGCGGGGAGCTCCGGCTGGACCTGCCCCTTCCCCCCTTGGAGAGCCGCTTCCAGGGCCGGGTCTTGGGGCCCGGGTATGGGCTGGAAGGGGTCTTGGAGGGAGGGGTGGGCCGGGTGGCCGTCCAGGGACGGCTTTTGCCCCTGGAAGGGGAGCTGCGGCTGGAGGAGGCCGCCCTGGAGGACTTCCTGGGCCGGTATGCCCCCTACCTGAAGGGCCGGGTTTCCGGGCGGCTGGTGGTGGCGGAAGGAAGGCTGGAAGGGGGCCTGAGGGGGGAGGTGGGGGTGGGGGAGACCCGCCTGCCCCTGGCCTTTTCCGGCCGCTTGGCCCCGGGGGCCCTACAGGGGGAGGGGCAGCTGGGGCCAAGCCCCTTCCGGGTGGACCTCCAGGGGGGGCGCCTGGAGGTTTCCGCCTCCCCCCGGGGCTTCCCCCTCCACCTCCTCCTCGAGGCCGTGGCCGGGCCCCTGGAGGGGGAGGCCTACTGGACGGGGGCGGTGCGCCTGCGCCTGCCCCTGGGCGACCCTTGGCGGGGGGAGGGGGTGCTGGTGGGGGAGAGCCTCCTTTTCCGCGGGGCGGGGGATGAGCTTCGGGGCCAGGCCGCCTTCCGCTACCAGGGGGGGCGGCTTTACGTGGACCGCCTCCGCCTTGCTGGCCGGGGCAGCTGGGAGGGGGGTGGGTACTGGAGCCCGGAGGGAAGCGACCTCTTCCTCACCCTGAAGGATACGGTCTTCACCCCCGTGCTCCAGGTGGTGCCGGCCCTCAAGCCCTACCGGCCCGAGGGCTCGGGGAGCCTGAGCCTGAGGCTGACCGCCCAGGGCTTCCAGGTGGCCTTCCAGGACTTCCGCTTCCGCCTGGGGCCCGTGGCGGGGTACCTGCCCCAGGGCCTCCTCTCCCTCAATGGGGGGGCCCGGGCCGAGGGGGAGCTGGAGCTTTCCGCGCCCTTCCCGGGGCGGGCCAGGCTGGGCCTCGAGGGGCGCCTGGAGGACTTCCGGGTTCTGGCTCGAGGTACGGTTTCCCTGCCCGGCCTGAAGGAGGCCACCCCGGCGGAGGTGGCCTTCCGCTACCCCACCTACGGGGTGGAGATCCGCTTGGGGGAGGCCCAGGCCCAGGGCACCCTCTTCCCCTTGCGCCTGGCGGGGTATGGCCGCCTGCCCCTCTACTACCCCCAGTACTACCTGCAGGAGGGCCTTTTGGACGTCAAGAGCTTCTTCCTCTACGAGGAAAAGGGCACTTACCGCCTTACGGGCAACGCCGAGGTCCTGAGGGCCCGCCTGGCCCTGCCGGAAAACCCCCGCCAGCTCTCCCGGGAGGGGGTCCAGGTGGGAGGAGCCCCGGGCCAGAGGCCCACCCCCTTCCCCCTGGCCTTTGACGGAGTGCGGCTTTACGCCGAGCGGGGGGTCCTGGTGCAGGAGAGCCTGGTCCAGGGGGAGCTCAAGGGGGAGGTCTTCCTGGGCGGCACCTACGCCGACCCCTTCCTGGTGGGGGAGGTGGGGGCGCTGTGGGGCAACTTCCGCCTTTGGGACTCGGTCTTCACCCTGGACCCCGCCAAAAGCGCCTTGCGTTTCCGCCCCGACCGGGGCATCCTGCCCGAGTTCGCCCTGGAGGCCCAGACGGAAACCCGGGGGTACAAGGTGGCCCTAAAGGCCTCCGGGGAGTTCCTGCGCGAGGGGGGCCGGGTCAAGGTGCGCCTGGAGCCCCGCTTTGCCTCCGAGCCTGCCCTCCTGGAGCCCGAGATCTACGCCCTCCTCACCCTGGGCACCCCCGACCTGGCCCGGCTTGCGGAAACCCTTCCCCAGGCGGCCTTGGGGGCGGCCTTGGAGAACCTGATCCTGGGCCAGCTGGAGCGGGAGATGGCCAAGGCCTTTGGCCTGGACCGCTTCCAGGTGCAAGTGCCCCTCCTCCAGGGGGGGGAGGTGGAGGACATCCGCTTCTCCATCGGCAAATACCTGAGCCCAGAGCTTTTCTTGGGCTACGAGGTGGACCTTAGAGGCCAGCAGACCCTTTCCGCCCAGTACCGCCGGGACGGGCTCACCTTCGCCCTGGGCTCCACCTTCCAGCCGGGGGATGGCCGGCTTTCCCGCTTTGCCTTTTCCCTGGGGTACGACCTCACCGAGGCCCTGGGCCTCACCCTCAGCCTCGAGGCCGCCGACACCACCCGGTTTGGGGTGGGGGCCCTCTACCGGTGGTAG
- the mtnA gene encoding S-methyl-5-thioribose-1-phosphate isomerase, producing MERLLPFRLDEQEGVFWLLDQRRLPLEEVWVPVRSAREMAEAIRAMVVRGAPAIGVAAAFGMVLAHRAGEDPEEADRLLRQSRPTAVNLFHALDRLRPFWGDAKGSLEAAQALWREVEETERAISLHGARVLRGQVLTHCNTGPLATGGYGTALGAIVEAHRQGRVAHVWVDETRPYLQGARLTAFELLRAGVPATLIADNMAGFLMGRGQVDAVVVGVDRMALNGDFANKIGTYALAVLAHHHGIPFYAALPLASVDPKLPTGEGIPIEERPPEEVLELKGMRLAPAGFPAYHPAFDITPHRYLTGIVTEKGVLYPPFDEALRDALGLS from the coding sequence GTGGAACGCCTTCTGCCCTTCCGCCTGGACGAGCAAGAGGGGGTCTTCTGGCTTTTGGACCAGCGGCGCCTTCCCCTGGAGGAGGTCTGGGTGCCGGTGCGGAGCGCCCGGGAGATGGCCGAGGCCATCCGGGCCATGGTGGTGCGGGGGGCGCCGGCCATCGGGGTGGCCGCCGCCTTCGGCATGGTCCTGGCCCACAGGGCGGGGGAGGACCCGGAGGAGGCCGACCGCCTCCTGCGGCAAAGCCGCCCCACCGCGGTCAACCTCTTCCACGCCCTGGACCGCTTGCGGCCCTTCTGGGGCGATGCCAAGGGAAGCCTCGAGGCCGCCCAGGCCCTCTGGCGCGAGGTGGAGGAGACGGAGCGGGCCATCAGCCTCCACGGGGCCCGGGTGCTCCGGGGCCAGGTCCTCACCCACTGCAACACCGGCCCCCTGGCCACCGGAGGGTACGGCACCGCCCTGGGGGCCATCGTGGAGGCCCACCGCCAGGGGCGGGTGGCCCACGTCTGGGTGGACGAGACCCGGCCCTACCTCCAGGGGGCCCGCCTCACCGCCTTTGAGCTCCTGCGGGCCGGGGTGCCCGCCACCCTCATCGCCGACAACATGGCGGGCTTCCTCATGGGGCGGGGCCAGGTGGACGCGGTGGTGGTGGGGGTGGACCGCATGGCCCTCAACGGGGATTTCGCCAACAAGATCGGCACCTACGCCCTGGCGGTGCTGGCCCACCACCACGGCATCCCCTTCTACGCCGCCTTGCCCCTTGCCTCCGTGGACCCCAAGCTTCCCACCGGCGAGGGCATCCCCATTGAGGAGCGGCCCCCGGAGGAGGTCTTGGAGCTAAAGGGGATGCGCCTGGCCCCGGCGGGTTTCCCCGCCTACCACCCCGCCTTCGACATCACCCCCCACCGCTACCTCACGGGGATCGTGACGGAAAAGGGGGTGCTCTACCCGCCCTTTGACGAGGCCTTGCGGGATGCTTTGGGGCTTTCTTGA
- a CDS encoding DUF4258 domain-containing protein, which translates to MKKLRRLEDLLPHLREGRYRLGPHVAKHMLQEGFTELDILRALEWGRELAIYPEDQRMLVLGYMVFPPRLRLPLHVVLEYATPRQVDIVTAFIPKEPHRVYSRARLAALLRFDGALEEVRWTKPLSSYPQEG; encoded by the coding sequence GTGAAAAAGCTCCGCCGTCTGGAGGACCTTTTGCCCCACCTCCGGGAGGGACGTTACCGCTTGGGCCCCCACGTGGCCAAGCACATGCTCCAGGAGGGCTTCACCGAGCTGGACATCCTCCGGGCCTTGGAGTGGGGCCGGGAGCTGGCCATCTACCCCGAGGACCAGCGGATGCTGGTCCTGGGCTACATGGTCTTCCCCCCCAGGCTCCGCCTGCCCCTCCATGTGGTCCTGGAGTACGCCACCCCGCGGCAGGTGGACATCGTCACCGCCTTCATCCCCAAGGAGCCCCACCGGGTCTACTCCCGGGCCCGCTTAGCCGCCCTCCTGCGCTTTGACGGGGCCCTCGAGGAGGTCCGCTGGACCAAACCCCTTTCCTCCTACCCCCAGGAGGGCTAG
- a CDS encoding ComF family protein — translation MLWGFLEGLLGHLCPGCGGRLDRPLLCSRCRAGLGAFAAGEMVYLGLYGRVGGLARALKYGRRAGLAPLLARPLAEGVRAQAWALEGVTAVPTLLPRLLWRGYNPPELLAREVARLLGLPYRRVLSRVRYAPGQPTRGRGRGRLPPDLFAPRARVEGAWLLVDDVLTSGATFLRAREALLRAGASRVYGAFLAVRDPKALGPYR, via the coding sequence ATGCTTTGGGGCTTTCTTGAGGGGCTTTTGGGCCACCTCTGCCCGGGGTGCGGGGGCAGGCTGGACCGTCCCCTGCTCTGCTCCCGCTGCCGGGCGGGGTTAGGGGCCTTCGCCGCGGGGGAGATGGTCTACCTGGGCCTTTACGGCCGGGTGGGAGGGCTGGCCCGGGCCCTGAAGTATGGCCGGCGGGCGGGGCTTGCCCCCCTTCTGGCCCGCCCCTTGGCCGAGGGGGTCCGGGCCCAGGCCTGGGCCCTGGAGGGGGTGACGGCGGTCCCCACCCTCCTTCCCCGCCTTCTTTGGCGGGGATATAACCCCCCGGAGCTTTTGGCCCGGGAGGTGGCCCGCCTCCTGGGCCTACCCTACCGCCGGGTCCTAAGCCGGGTGCGCTACGCCCCAGGCCAGCCCACCCGGGGCCGGGGCCGCGGGCGGCTTCCCCCGGACCTCTTCGCCCCCCGGGCCCGGGTGGAGGGGGCCTGGCTCCTGGTGGACGATGTCCTCACCAGCGGGGCCACCTTTTTGCGGGCCAGGGAGGCCCTCCTTCGGGCCGGGGCCAGCCGGGTCTACGGGGCCTTCCTGGCGGTGCGGGACCCCAAGGCCCTGGGGCCTTACCGGTAA